In Macadamia integrifolia cultivar HAES 741 chromosome 12, SCU_Mint_v3, whole genome shotgun sequence, the following are encoded in one genomic region:
- the LOC122057560 gene encoding E3 ubiquitin-protein ligase MARCHF7, translating into MGDEVVLFVEESISSSSIAECRICHDDEVGSANRLEAPCACSGTVKFAHRECVQRWCNEKGDTTCEICLQKFEPDYTAPPKKAEQVDVVMTIRGSLEVPNLLRRQEQELQHPGLMAIVAAEPEFSECSSAAERSASCRRFVVLTLGTLLLLRHLLALVAGETDHHEFPVLTILVLRAGGIIVPLYIIMQIITAIQRMQQRQYQEFDDTSPLQVDEDDDTDEDEHLNHTVHTQMYSSIMIV; encoded by the exons ATGGGAGACGAAGTGGTATTGTTTGTGGAGGAatcaatctcttcttcttcaattgcaGAGTGTAGAATCTGCCATGACGATGAAGTTGGAAGCGCTAATCGATTGGAAGCTCCTTGTGCTTGTTCTGGAACTGTTAAG TTTGCACATCGAGAATGCGTACAGAGATGGTGCAACGAGAAGGGTGACACGACTTGTGAAATCTGTCTCCAG AAGTTCGAACCAGATTACACGGCACCGCCCAAAAAGGCTGAACAGGTCGATGTAGTGATGACTATCAG AGGGAGCTTGGAGGTTCCAAATCTACTACGGAGGCAAGAGCAGGAGCTTCAGCATCCCGGATTAATGGCGATTGTCGCCGCCGAACCAGAATTCTCCGAGTGTTCTTCCGCCGCTGAGAGAAGCGCGTCTTGCCGTCGTTTTGTGGTCCTCACG CTTGGAACACTCTTGCTTTTGAGACACCTCCTTGCATTGGTTGCTGGTGAAACAGACCACCATGAATTCCCAGTTCTAACA ATACTTGTTCTAAGGGCTGGTGGTATCATTGTTCCTCTATATATAATAATGCAAATAATTACCGCAATTCAAAGGATGCAACAAAGGCAGTATCAG GAGTTTGATGACACTTCACCCCTCCAagtagatgaagatgatgacaCTGACGAAGATGAACACTTAAACCATACTGTCCATACCCAAATGTACTCGTCAATCATGATTGTTTAG